The following proteins come from a genomic window of Trinickia caryophylli:
- the otsA gene encoding alpha,alpha-trehalose-phosphate synthase (UDP-forming): MSRLVVVSNRVADPRKAAAGGLAVAIKDGLQQTGGMWFGWSGKTIDDASGASGPGGVHLQTTGKVQLATVDLSQQDYESYYLGYANNVLWPVFHYRLDLAQFDVRFASGYRRVNQLFAQRLFPLLKPDDIIWVHDYHLIPLAAELRAMGCGNPIGFFLHIPVPPPLIMAAIPEHEWLMRSLFAYDLVGVQAEADMMHLVRYAESEANAQWLPGGYLRAFNRTLRVGAYPIGMDVDEFSSLAQAREGADMFSRMRAEYSRRQLLVGVDRLDYSKGLPQRIEAFRYLLEHYPENRKRATLIQIAAPSREDVGAYDQLRRQMDSMCGAINGDYGELDWMPVRYIHRNVARKRLPGLYRASRVALVTPLRDGMNLVAKEFLAAQDPEDPGVLVLSRFAGAAEQLRQALLVNPYDSHGTAQAIQRALTMPLGERIERHSALMETIRKYDVHWWRKAFLEALKEAVNRTS; this comes from the coding sequence GTGAGCCGTCTCGTTGTAGTGTCGAATCGCGTGGCAGACCCGCGCAAAGCCGCAGCCGGTGGGCTGGCCGTGGCGATCAAGGACGGCTTGCAGCAAACCGGCGGCATGTGGTTCGGATGGAGCGGCAAGACCATCGACGATGCCTCGGGCGCAAGCGGTCCCGGTGGCGTGCATCTGCAAACGACCGGCAAGGTCCAGCTCGCCACCGTAGATCTCAGCCAGCAGGATTACGAAAGCTACTATCTCGGCTACGCCAATAACGTTCTGTGGCCGGTGTTCCATTACCGGCTCGATCTCGCGCAGTTCGACGTGCGATTCGCGAGCGGCTATCGCCGCGTGAATCAGCTCTTCGCGCAGCGTCTGTTTCCGCTGCTCAAGCCCGACGACATCATCTGGGTGCACGACTACCATCTCATTCCGCTCGCGGCCGAGTTGCGCGCGATGGGATGCGGCAACCCGATCGGCTTTTTCCTGCACATACCTGTGCCGCCGCCGCTCATCATGGCGGCGATCCCCGAGCACGAATGGCTCATGCGCTCGCTTTTCGCCTATGACCTCGTGGGGGTGCAGGCCGAGGCCGACATGATGCATCTCGTGCGCTACGCGGAATCGGAAGCGAACGCGCAGTGGCTGCCGGGCGGTTATCTGCGCGCATTCAATCGCACGTTGCGCGTGGGCGCCTATCCGATCGGGATGGATGTCGATGAATTCTCTTCGCTCGCGCAGGCGCGCGAGGGCGCGGACATGTTCTCGCGCATGCGCGCGGAGTACTCGCGCAGGCAGTTGCTCGTGGGCGTGGACCGCCTCGATTACTCGAAGGGGCTGCCGCAGCGCATCGAAGCGTTCCGTTACCTGCTCGAGCACTATCCCGAGAATCGCAAGCGCGCCACGCTGATCCAGATCGCCGCGCCGAGCCGCGAGGACGTGGGCGCCTACGATCAACTGCGTCGCCAGATGGACAGCATGTGCGGCGCGATCAATGGCGACTACGGCGAACTCGATTGGATGCCCGTGCGCTACATTCACCGCAACGTTGCGCGCAAGCGCTTGCCGGGGCTTTATCGCGCGAGCCGCGTCGCGCTCGTCACGCCGCTGCGTGACGGCATGAATCTCGTCGCCAAGGAGTTTCTCGCGGCCCAGGATCCAGAAGATCCCGGCGTGCTCGTGCTCTCGCGTTTTGCGGGCGCCGCCGAGCAATTGAGGCAGGCACTGCTTGTCAATCCCTACGATTCGCACGGCACGGCGCAGGCGATTCAGCGCGCGTTGACGATGCCGCTCGGCGAGCGTATCGAAAGGCATTCGGCGCTGATGGAGACGATCCGCAAGTACGACGTGCACTGGTGGCGCAAAGCCTTCCTCGAGGCACTCAAGGAAGCGGTCAACCGCACTTCGTGA
- a CDS encoding rubrerythrin family protein yields the protein MAQLKGSKTEDNLKAAFAGESQANRRYLYFAAKADVEGQNDVAALFRSTAEGETGHAHGHLEYLEAVGDPATGLPFGTSRLNLQAAIAGETHEYTDMYPGMAKTAREEGFDEIANWFETLAKAERSHANRYTRALEALTD from the coding sequence ATGGCACAGTTGAAAGGCTCCAAGACGGAAGACAACCTGAAGGCCGCGTTCGCCGGCGAATCGCAAGCCAACCGGCGTTACCTGTATTTCGCCGCCAAGGCCGACGTCGAAGGGCAGAACGACGTCGCAGCCCTGTTCCGCTCCACCGCCGAAGGCGAAACGGGGCACGCGCACGGACACCTCGAATACCTCGAAGCCGTGGGCGACCCGGCCACCGGCTTGCCGTTCGGTACGTCGCGCCTGAACCTGCAAGCGGCCATTGCCGGCGAGACGCATGAATACACCGACATGTACCCCGGCATGGCGAAAACGGCACGGGAGGAGGGCTTCGACGAAATCGCCAACTGGTTCGAAACCTTGGCCAAGGCCGAACGTAGCCACGCGAATCGCTATACGAGAGCGCTCGAAGCGCTGACCGACTGA
- a CDS encoding heterodisulfide reductase-related iron-sulfur binding cluster → MPHKEGSLEAPTRHPLDWRSEAFYDRQAIESELERVFDVCAGCRRCVSLCGAFPTLFDLVDETNTGEAHEVDKASYSRVVDQCYLCDLCYMTKCPYVPPHAWNIDFPHLMLRAKAARYKEGRVPLRDKVLSNTDALGHFAGIPIVTRSVNAINRSKPARGALESALGVDRKAWLPEFAPRKFRGAAKASPDAPVRDGERTPGKVAIYATCYVNFNEPGIGHDLLALLAHNDIPYVLVASEACCGMPLLEQGNLEGVAAKKEKNLPVLARYAREGYALMAAIPSCVLMYKQELPLMFPEEALVREVGEAFWDPFEYLVARHRDGLLKTDFKQPLGKISYHVPCHGRVQNLGRKTYDVLALVPGTEVKVVERCSGHAGTFGVKKEFHAAAMRIGTPVFKAMAESEPAFIASDCQLAGHHIAQGIEEAGLTGAPLAHPLTLLRKAYDI, encoded by the coding sequence ATGCCACACAAGGAAGGCAGTCTGGAGGCGCCGACGCGGCACCCGCTCGATTGGCGCTCGGAAGCGTTTTACGATCGGCAGGCAATCGAGAGCGAACTCGAGCGCGTCTTCGACGTTTGCGCCGGATGCCGGCGCTGCGTCTCGCTGTGCGGGGCTTTCCCGACGCTTTTCGATCTCGTTGACGAAACCAATACGGGCGAAGCGCACGAGGTCGATAAAGCGTCGTACTCGCGGGTGGTCGACCAATGCTATCTGTGCGACCTCTGCTACATGACGAAGTGTCCCTACGTGCCGCCGCATGCGTGGAATATCGACTTCCCGCATCTGATGCTGCGCGCGAAGGCGGCCCGCTACAAGGAAGGGCGAGTGCCGTTGCGCGACAAGGTGCTCTCGAATACCGATGCGCTCGGGCACTTCGCCGGGATCCCGATCGTCACGCGCAGCGTCAACGCGATCAACCGGTCGAAGCCCGCGCGCGGTGCGCTCGAATCGGCGCTCGGCGTGGACCGCAAGGCATGGCTGCCCGAGTTTGCGCCGCGCAAGTTCCGCGGTGCGGCCAAGGCATCCCCCGATGCGCCCGTGCGCGACGGCGAGCGCACGCCGGGCAAGGTGGCGATCTACGCGACCTGCTACGTGAATTTCAACGAGCCCGGCATTGGGCATGATTTACTAGCCTTGCTGGCACATAACGACATTCCCTACGTGCTCGTGGCGAGCGAAGCCTGTTGTGGCATGCCGCTGCTCGAGCAGGGCAACCTCGAGGGCGTGGCGGCAAAGAAGGAGAAGAATCTGCCGGTGCTCGCACGATATGCGCGGGAAGGCTACGCGCTGATGGCGGCCATACCGAGCTGCGTACTGATGTACAAGCAGGAGTTGCCGCTGATGTTCCCCGAGGAAGCGCTCGTGCGCGAGGTCGGAGAAGCGTTCTGGGATCCGTTCGAATACCTCGTGGCGCGCCATCGCGACGGCCTTCTGAAGACCGATTTCAAACAGCCGCTCGGCAAGATCTCCTACCACGTGCCTTGTCATGGCCGCGTGCAGAACCTGGGCCGCAAGACTTACGATGTGCTTGCACTCGTCCCCGGTACGGAAGTGAAAGTGGTCGAACGCTGTTCGGGCCATGCCGGCACGTTCGGCGTCAAAAAGGAGTTCCATGCGGCGGCGATGAGGATCGGGACCCCCGTCTTCAAGGCGATGGCGGAGTCCGAGCCGGCCTTCATCGCCTCGGACTGCCAGCTCGCCGGTCACCATATCGCGCAAGGAATCGAGGAGGCGGGCCTGACAGGCGCGCCGCTCGCCCATCCGCTGACCCTTTTGCGCAAGGCTTATGACATTTGA
- a CDS encoding DUF3501 family protein has translation MTISRDSLMTLEAYAKARKSMRERVIAHKKDRIVRIGNHLTLLFEDELTIGYQIHEMLHIEKIFDEAGIQGELAAYLPLVPSGSNLKATMQIEYEGEVERRAALRRLIGIEDHVFVQVDGESPIYAIADEDLERDNDEKTSAVHFLRFEFSPGMRQCFLDGMGLTIGCDHPSYPSPPERVPDNVRASLLNDLR, from the coding sequence ATGACTATTTCGAGAGATTCGTTGATGACGCTGGAGGCTTACGCCAAAGCCCGCAAGTCAATGCGTGAGCGGGTGATTGCCCATAAGAAAGACCGGATAGTCCGCATCGGCAATCATTTGACGCTGTTATTCGAGGATGAATTAACAATTGGGTACCAGATTCATGAAATGTTACATATCGAAAAGATTTTTGACGAAGCAGGCATTCAAGGAGAATTGGCCGCCTATTTGCCTCTGGTGCCGAGTGGAAGCAATTTGAAAGCTACGATGCAGATCGAGTACGAGGGGGAGGTCGAACGCCGTGCTGCGCTGCGGCGATTGATCGGCATCGAGGACCATGTGTTCGTGCAGGTTGACGGCGAAAGCCCGATCTATGCGATTGCCGACGAGGACCTTGAGCGCGACAACGACGAGAAGACTTCGGCTGTCCACTTCTTGCGGTTCGAGTTCTCGCCCGGCATGAGGCAGTGCTTCCTGGACGGAATGGGCCTCACAATAGGATGCGATCATCCCTCGTATCCGAGCCCGCCTGAGCGAGTACCCGACAACGTCCGGGCGTCCCTGCTCAACGACCTGCGCTGA
- a CDS encoding transposase: MFFEELNDDEWARIAALAADEPVHPHRRGRPRAETRVVANAVLWILTTGERWSKLPARYPSGPTCRRRFDEWLADGTLFEMVRILSDSGRVFAYVPQPQPVSTPAPKAPPAVESPRLRGVFWTNPESWQTEGGCSRRAGDLPVAASRTLGAVPDPLRAMHERTAGAEASFSAAETHKRADDYCGYTIHAIAQPVTRQAGLSYRASAEILHEGTRIERSGLIGPRFADHESAERHALEWARDWIDRRANAASAAAAEARQDERQGEQVEAPVAPAPEQKRKEPAVAKPLPAPIAAIAPSAARKLEGGVGRHAPEWLLYSEHGRGDATPPELLYHA, encoded by the coding sequence ATGTTTTTTGAAGAGTTGAACGACGACGAGTGGGCGCGTATTGCCGCCCTGGCTGCCGATGAACCTGTGCATCCTCATCGCCGTGGCCGTCCTCGTGCCGAAACCCGTGTGGTGGCGAACGCGGTCCTATGGATTCTGACGACGGGAGAGCGCTGGTCGAAGCTGCCGGCACGCTACCCGTCTGGCCCGACGTGCCGCCGTCGCTTCGACGAATGGCTGGCCGACGGCACGCTCTTCGAGATGGTGAGGATTCTGTCCGATAGCGGGCGAGTGTTCGCCTACGTGCCGCAGCCGCAACCGGTCTCCACTCCGGCGCCGAAGGCTCCTCCGGCCGTGGAGTCGCCCCGCTTGCGCGGCGTGTTCTGGACCAACCCGGAATCGTGGCAGACCGAGGGCGGATGTTCGAGGCGCGCGGGCGACCTGCCCGTGGCGGCCTCGCGCACGCTCGGCGCCGTACCCGACCCGCTGCGCGCGATGCACGAGCGCACAGCCGGCGCCGAGGCCTCGTTCAGCGCCGCCGAAACGCACAAGCGGGCCGATGACTACTGCGGCTATACGATTCACGCGATCGCACAACCCGTGACGCGGCAGGCCGGCCTCAGCTACCGCGCATCGGCGGAAATCCTTCACGAGGGCACGCGCATCGAGCGCTCGGGCCTGATCGGCCCGCGTTTCGCCGACCATGAGAGCGCCGAGCGCCACGCGCTCGAATGGGCGCGAGACTGGATCGACCGCCGTGCGAACGCGGCCTCGGCCGCGGCGGCGGAAGCGCGACAGGACGAGCGACAGGGCGAGCAGGTCGAAGCGCCTGTCGCACCGGCGCCTGAGCAGAAGAGAAAGGAGCCGGCGGTTGCAAAGCCGCTGCCGGCGCCGATCGCGGCCATAGCGCCTTCGGCTGCGCGCAAGCTCGAAGGCGGGGTGGGTCGCCACGCGCCGGAGTGGCTGCTTTATTCCGAGCACGGGCGCGGCGACGCGACGCCGCCGGAATTGCTCTATCACGCCTGA
- a CDS encoding mannose-1-phosphate guanylyltransferase/mannose-6-phosphate isomerase: MPSPMARTRFKVQPVILAGGSGTRLWPMSREQYPKQLIELLGDESLLQSTAHRLEGLYDGFPFAESIVVVCGDEHRFTTQEQLNASGVQARIVLEPLGRDTAPALTIAALDALAGAGEHADALLVAMPADHAIADPAGFSEAVATAIGYAADGMIATLGIVPTQAETGYGYLRLGEALPPAAGAAEPASGPAARRLSRFVEKPHLELAQQYVASGEYWWNSGIFVVRASVWLHALRTFEPSMYDACAQAHARGTTDGNFFRLDRDAFAASPSNSIDYAVMERLATKDIGCSGVAVPLRAGWSDVGSWDALWQILPKDDSGNVSRGRVLFEGAEATLAHSEGRLVACVGTHDLIVVETADAVLVADKSHVQDVKRVVSRLKAEREPEAANHRKVHRPWGHYDSIDSGERFQVKRIVVKPGACLSLQMHHHRAEHWIVVRGTARVTRGDETFLLSENESTYIPLGVTHRLENPGKLPLEIVEVQSGSYLGEDDIVRFDDTYGRH, encoded by the coding sequence ATGCCGTCGCCGATGGCGCGCACGCGATTCAAGGTACAGCCCGTGATTCTCGCGGGCGGCTCGGGTACCCGGCTCTGGCCGATGTCGCGCGAGCAATATCCAAAACAATTGATCGAACTGCTCGGCGACGAATCACTGCTTCAATCGACGGCGCACCGGTTGGAGGGCTTGTACGACGGGTTTCCGTTCGCCGAGTCCATCGTCGTCGTATGCGGCGACGAGCATCGCTTCACGACCCAGGAACAGTTGAATGCAAGCGGTGTGCAGGCCCGTATCGTGCTGGAGCCGCTCGGGCGCGACACAGCCCCCGCACTGACGATCGCGGCCCTCGATGCGCTGGCGGGCGCTGGCGAGCACGCTGACGCACTACTCGTCGCGATGCCGGCCGATCATGCGATCGCCGACCCCGCCGGATTTTCCGAGGCCGTCGCAACGGCCATCGGCTATGCGGCCGACGGCATGATCGCCACGCTCGGGATCGTGCCGACGCAAGCCGAAACGGGCTACGGCTACCTGCGCCTCGGCGAGGCGCTGCCCCCCGCGGCGGGTGCCGCGGAACCGGCTTCCGGGCCTGCCGCGCGCCGGCTCTCACGCTTCGTGGAGAAACCGCACCTCGAGCTGGCCCAACAATATGTCGCCTCGGGCGAGTACTGGTGGAACAGCGGCATCTTCGTAGTGCGCGCCTCCGTCTGGCTGCACGCCCTGCGCACGTTCGAGCCCTCCATGTACGACGCCTGCGCGCAGGCGCATGCGCGCGGGACGACGGACGGCAATTTCTTCCGCCTCGATCGCGACGCTTTTGCCGCCTCCCCCTCGAACTCCATCGACTATGCGGTGATGGAGCGGCTCGCCACCAAGGACATCGGCTGCAGCGGCGTAGCGGTGCCGTTGCGCGCCGGGTGGTCCGATGTCGGATCGTGGGATGCGCTCTGGCAGATCCTTCCGAAAGACGACAGCGGCAATGTCAGCCGCGGACGCGTCCTCTTCGAGGGAGCCGAGGCCACGCTTGCGCATTCGGAGGGGCGGCTCGTCGCATGCGTGGGCACGCACGACCTCATCGTCGTGGAAACGGCCGATGCCGTGCTCGTTGCCGACAAATCGCACGTGCAGGACGTGAAGCGCGTGGTTTCGCGCCTCAAGGCCGAGCGCGAGCCCGAAGCCGCCAACCACCGCAAGGTGCATCGGCCGTGGGGACACTACGACTCGATCGACTCGGGCGAACGGTTCCAGGTCAAACGGATCGTGGTCAAGCCCGGCGCCTGCCTTTCGCTCCAGATGCACCACCATCGCGCCGAGCACTGGATCGTCGTGCGCGGCACCGCACGCGTCACGCGCGGAGACGAAACGTTCCTCCTGTCGGAGAACGAATCGACCTATATCCCGCTCGGCGTCACTCACCGGCTCGAGAACCCCGGCAAGCTCCCGCTCGAGATCGTGGAAGTGCAATCGGGCTCGTACCTCGGCGAGGACGATATCGTGCGCTTCGACGATACCTACGGCCGTCACTGA
- a CDS encoding undecaprenyl-phosphate glucose phosphotransferase: MLGLLSRMIDVALASLGAFAAAALYAGHPVWLNETQSIAMVFDDMLVVAFFPALGIYRSWRGKPLSDLLWRTAFAWLLVECTGVLMSFSVHRADALSRTWLVLWAFTTIVLLLAVKALVYSTLRRLRRQGLNQKSVAIVGSGPYATFLIERMKARPDAGFAPVCVFDEEADDARAPASTDRDSGHAAISGVPIERDFAKLVQLVKRRAIRELWLALPMSHEPTIHRIVTAFRNDFVNIRFIPDVSSLSLLNQEVVDLLGVPAINLAASPLGDVRALPKLVFDRLFALAALLALMPVMAAIAVAVKVSSPGPVFFRQRRLGADGNTFEIYKFRTMKVHAEQAGKVTQATRNDSRVTRVGRFLRRTSLDELPQFINVLKGEMSVVGPRPHALEHDDLYKDLVNGYMFRYRIKPGITGWAQVHGFRGETDRIEKMSGRVKLDLYYIQNWTFWFDIKIVMLTLWKGFAGSNAY, from the coding sequence ATGTTGGGCCTACTTTCGCGGATGATCGACGTTGCGCTGGCGAGCCTGGGCGCATTTGCGGCCGCCGCACTGTACGCAGGACACCCTGTGTGGCTCAACGAGACGCAAAGCATCGCCATGGTCTTCGACGACATGCTCGTCGTCGCCTTCTTCCCTGCGCTCGGGATTTATCGCTCGTGGCGCGGAAAGCCGCTCAGCGATCTGCTGTGGCGCACGGCGTTCGCCTGGCTGCTCGTCGAATGCACGGGCGTGCTGATGAGCTTCAGCGTGCATCGTGCCGACGCGCTTTCACGCACGTGGCTTGTTTTATGGGCCTTCACGACGATTGTCTTGCTGCTTGCGGTGAAGGCGCTGGTCTATTCGACCCTCAGGCGCCTGCGCCGCCAGGGCTTGAATCAGAAATCCGTTGCCATCGTCGGAAGCGGCCCGTATGCCACGTTTCTCATCGAGCGCATGAAGGCGCGCCCCGATGCAGGGTTCGCGCCCGTTTGCGTCTTCGACGAAGAAGCCGATGACGCACGCGCACCGGCGTCGACGGATCGCGATTCCGGCCACGCGGCGATTTCCGGCGTGCCGATCGAACGTGACTTCGCGAAGCTCGTGCAGCTCGTCAAGCGACGTGCGATCCGCGAGCTCTGGCTGGCGTTGCCGATGTCGCACGAACCGACGATTCATCGCATCGTGACCGCATTCAGGAACGATTTCGTGAACATTCGCTTCATTCCCGATGTCAGTAGTCTAAGTCTGCTCAATCAGGAGGTCGTCGATCTGCTCGGCGTGCCGGCGATCAACCTGGCCGCTTCGCCGCTCGGCGACGTTCGCGCGTTGCCGAAGCTCGTCTTCGACAGGCTCTTCGCGCTTGCCGCGCTGCTCGCGCTCATGCCCGTCATGGCCGCCATCGCCGTGGCTGTAAAGGTTTCGTCGCCGGGGCCCGTGTTTTTCCGGCAGCGGCGCCTCGGCGCCGACGGCAACACGTTCGAAATCTACAAGTTCCGGACGATGAAGGTGCACGCCGAGCAGGCCGGCAAGGTCACGCAGGCCACGCGCAACGATTCGCGCGTGACGCGCGTCGGGCGCTTCTTGCGCCGCACGAGCCTCGATGAGCTGCCGCAGTTCATCAACGTGCTCAAGGGCGAAATGTCCGTCGTGGGGCCTCGGCCGCATGCGCTCGAGCACGACGATCTCTACAAGGATCTCGTGAACGGGTACATGTTCCGCTATCGCATCAAGCCCGGCATCACCGGCTGGGCTCAGGTACACGGTTTTCGCGGCGAGACCGACCGTATCGAGAAGATGAGCGGGCGCGTGAAACTCGATCTCTACTACATCCAGAACTGGACGTTCTGGTTCGACATCAAGATCGTGATGCTCACGCTTTGGAAAGGCTTCGCCGGCAGCAACGCGTATTGA
- a CDS encoding UDP-glucose dehydrogenase family protein gives MNVTIIGCGYVGLVTGACLADIGNDVCCFDVDHNRIATLESGGMPIHEPGLREIVARNRAAGRLSFVTDVKPAIEHGDVIFIAVGTPSGEDGSADLQYVLAAAGEIGRHMRGFTVVVDKSTVPVGTAERVREAISAQLKLRGDDSLFSVVSNPEFLKEGAAIEDFTRPDRIVIGCDDDMPGERAKETMKRLYAPFNRNHERTMYMDVRSAEFTKYAANAMLATRISFMNELANLAERVGADIDAVRRGIGSDPRIGYHFLYAGCGYGGSCFPKDVQALIRTADENGQSMQILHSVSTVNAAQKQMLANKIVARFGEDLSGHTFGVWGLAFKPETDDMREAPSRVLIAALLARGARVVAYDPVAVEEAKKAFAADLRDDAEALARLLLVDDQMSVAHNADALVLLTEWKAFKSPDFDALKRLLKQPVVFDGRNLYEPLAMAEAGIEYHSIGRPGGAALAKRSKRPGGPVAAYPA, from the coding sequence ATGAACGTGACCATCATCGGCTGCGGATACGTCGGACTCGTAACGGGCGCATGCCTTGCCGACATCGGCAATGACGTGTGCTGCTTCGACGTCGATCACAACCGGATCGCCACCCTCGAATCGGGCGGCATGCCGATTCACGAGCCGGGCCTGCGCGAGATCGTGGCGCGCAACCGCGCGGCCGGACGGCTGTCGTTCGTCACCGACGTGAAGCCGGCGATCGAGCACGGTGACGTCATCTTCATCGCCGTCGGAACGCCGAGCGGCGAGGACGGCTCCGCCGATCTGCAATACGTGCTCGCCGCGGCGGGCGAGATTGGCCGCCACATGCGGGGCTTCACGGTCGTCGTCGACAAATCGACGGTGCCGGTGGGCACGGCCGAGCGCGTGCGCGAAGCGATTTCCGCGCAATTGAAGCTGCGCGGCGACGATTCGCTCTTCTCCGTCGTCTCGAACCCCGAGTTCCTCAAGGAGGGCGCCGCCATCGAGGATTTCACGCGGCCCGACCGCATCGTCATCGGCTGCGACGACGACATGCCCGGCGAACGCGCGAAAGAGACGATGAAGCGTCTTTATGCGCCTTTCAATCGCAACCACGAGCGCACGATGTATATGGATGTGCGTTCCGCCGAGTTCACGAAGTACGCGGCCAACGCAATGCTGGCCACGCGCATTTCGTTCATGAACGAACTCGCGAACCTGGCGGAGCGGGTTGGGGCCGACATCGACGCGGTGCGGCGCGGTATCGGCTCGGACCCGCGCATCGGCTATCACTTCCTTTATGCGGGCTGCGGCTACGGCGGCTCGTGCTTTCCCAAGGACGTGCAGGCGCTCATCCGCACGGCCGACGAAAACGGCCAGTCGATGCAGATTCTCCACTCGGTATCGACAGTCAACGCTGCCCAGAAGCAGATGCTGGCCAACAAGATCGTCGCGCGTTTCGGCGAGGATCTGAGCGGGCACACGTTCGGCGTTTGGGGCCTCGCTTTCAAGCCCGAGACCGACGACATGCGCGAGGCCCCGAGCCGCGTGCTGATCGCCGCGCTGCTGGCGCGCGGGGCGCGCGTCGTCGCCTACGATCCCGTGGCGGTGGAAGAAGCGAAGAAGGCGTTCGCCGCCGATCTGCGGGACGACGCCGAGGCGCTTGCTCGTTTGCTGCTCGTGGACGATCAGATGAGCGTGGCGCACAACGCCGACGCGCTCGTGCTGCTGACCGAATGGAAGGCATTCAAGAGCCCGGATTTCGATGCGTTGAAGCGACTGCTCAAGCAGCCCGTCGTGTTCGACGGCCGCAATCTCTACGAGCCGCTCGCGATGGCCGAGGCCGGCATCGAATATCACTCGATCGGCCGGCCCGGCGGGGCTGCCCTGGCTAAGCGGTCGAAGCGACCGGGCGGCCCTGTGGCCGCCTATCCCGCATGA
- a CDS encoding polysaccharide biosynthesis/export family protein: MNHRLLSLTAFAVAASLLAGCAAAPGNALDTSHLRETAPANADQTYDVHLITPEIVQQLTAAQTTPQKVPESRFPDPAQYIYRIGPQDILGITVWDHPELTTPQGTSFSAGGTTTQTIAGALAQPYTTALPGQADPYGQTVGHDGTIFFPFVGRVRVAGQTPQQVRDRLAAQLAPYIHNPQLDVRVLAYRSQRVQVTGDVKSPGPLAITDVPLTLVDAITRSGGTTDNADLQRVRLTRNGQFYQLDANGVLDRGELKQNVLLQDGDIINVPDRSDSRIFVMGEVKTPMAVPMIRGNLSIADSLTTAGGILDTDANPRQIYVIRGMRTKPTSPEIYRLDMTKPDAILLSTQFPLQPYDVVYVGTSAAVQFNRLMQQVLPTLQTLFFTKQLTK; this comes from the coding sequence ATGAATCATCGCCTCCTTTCCCTGACTGCCTTCGCCGTTGCGGCCTCGTTGCTGGCCGGCTGTGCCGCCGCGCCCGGCAACGCGCTCGATACCTCGCATCTGCGCGAGACGGCGCCCGCGAACGCGGATCAGACCTACGACGTGCATCTGATCACGCCTGAGATCGTGCAGCAGCTCACGGCCGCGCAAACGACGCCGCAGAAGGTGCCCGAATCGCGCTTCCCCGATCCTGCGCAGTACATCTATCGCATCGGCCCGCAGGATATTCTCGGCATCACGGTCTGGGACCACCCCGAGTTGACGACGCCGCAAGGCACGTCGTTTTCGGCCGGCGGCACCACGACGCAGACGATCGCGGGCGCGCTCGCCCAGCCGTACACCACGGCGTTGCCGGGGCAGGCCGATCCGTATGGGCAGACAGTGGGGCACGACGGGACGATCTTTTTCCCGTTCGTTGGCCGCGTTCGCGTGGCGGGGCAGACGCCGCAGCAGGTGCGCGACCGGCTGGCCGCGCAGCTCGCGCCGTACATCCACAATCCGCAGCTCGACGTGCGCGTGCTGGCCTATCGCAGCCAGCGCGTGCAGGTGACGGGCGACGTGAAGTCGCCGGGCCCGCTCGCGATCACGGACGTGCCGCTCACGCTCGTGGACGCGATCACGCGCTCGGGCGGCACGACCGACAACGCGGATTTGCAGCGCGTGCGGCTCACGCGCAACGGGCAGTTCTATCAGCTCGACGCGAACGGCGTGCTCGATCGCGGCGAACTGAAGCAGAACGTGCTGCTGCAGGACGGCGACATCATCAACGTGCCTGATCGCTCGGACAGCCGCATCTTCGTGATGGGCGAGGTGAAGACGCCGATGGCCGTGCCGATGATCCGCGGCAACCTCTCGATTGCCGACTCGCTGACCACGGCCGGCGGCATCCTCGACACGGATGCGAATCCGCGTCAGATCTACGTGATCCGCGGCATGCGGACGAAACCGACTTCGCCCGAGATCTACCGGCTCGACATGACGAAGCCCGATGCGATCCTGCTGTCGACGCAGTTCCCGTTGCAGCCGTACGACGTCGTCTACGTCGGCACCTCGGCGGCGGTGCAGTTCAACCGTCTGATGCAGCAGGTCCTGCCGACGCTTCAGACGCTTTTCTTTACGAAGCAGTTGACGAAGTGA